The stretch of DNA CAATAGCGTCGGGCTGGCCAGAGTTTTGGACTAACAAGCATCCTAACAATAGCGTCGGGCTGGCCAGAGTTTTGGACTAACAAGCATCCTAACAATAGCGTTGGGCTGGCCAGAGTTTTGGACTAACAAGCATCCTAACAATAGCGTTGGGCTGGCCAGAGTTTTGGACTAACAAGCATCCTAACAATAGCGTCGGGCTGGCCAGAGTTTTGGACTAACAAGCATCCTAACAATAGCGTCGGGCTGGCCAGAGTTTTGGACTAACAAGCATCCTAACAATAGCGTTGGGCTGGCCAGAGTTTTGGACTAACAAGCATCCTAACAATAGCGTTGGGCTGGCCAGAGTTTTGGACTAACAAGCATCCTAACAATAGCGTCGGGCTGGCCAGAGTTTTGGACTAACAAGCATCCTAACAATAGCGTTGGGCTGGCCAGAGTTTTGGACTAACAAGCATCCTAACAATAGCGTCGGGCTGGCCAGAGTTTTGGACTAACAAGCATCCTAACAATAGCGTCGGGCTGGCCAGAGTTTTGGACTAACAAGCATCCTAACAATAGCGTCGGGCTGGCCAGAGTTTTGGACTAACAAGCATCCTAACAATAGCGTCGGGCTGGCCAGAGTTTTGGACTAACAAGCATCCTAACAATAGCGTTGGGCTGGCCAGAGTTTTGGACTAACAAGCATCCTAACAATAGCGTTGGGCTGGCCAGAGTTTTGGACTAACAAGCATCCTAACAATAGCGTTGGGCTGGCCAGAGTTTTGGACTAACAAGCATCCTAACAATAGCGTCGGGCTGGCCAGAGTTTTGGACTAACAAGCATCCTAACAATAGCGTTGGGCTGGCCAGAGTTTTGGACTAACAAGCATCCTAACAATAGCGTCGGGCTGGCCAGAGTTTTGGACTAACAAGCATCCTAACAATAGCGTCGGGCTGGCCAGAGTTTTGGACTAACAAGCATCCTAACAATAGCGTCGGGCTGGCCAGAGTTTTGGACTAACAAGCATcctaacaatttaaaaaaactacatgaaatcttgaaatatcattatttgttattttcattttctttgAGAGTTTGTAATGATTGTAAGAACTGTGGTCACAGGTCAGAGACTCACCATCCTCCATGTGAACCCCTCCTCACCAAATCTTATCActattttaatgtatttatattatatattttactatatatcCTGATTGTACTTGACTTCTACTTTTAATCTTGTAACAAAAGTCCAATACTTTAAAATGAGTTTAGAATAAATGAGAATTTGAGAAAGAAGGCTGTAGTTTAATGTAATTTTGTTGAGGTACTTCAGAGGTGATAGGTCAACGAGAACACAGAAAAACTTCATGTATAAAGTCACAAGGTGAGGCGAACCCAAAGATTTCAAGTAAATAAGTGACATTTTAGGCATCAAACATCCTAGTTGTGTCCAATAACTAATGGAGGAGGTACTGGCTGGTGTATCAGACATGGGTTGTTGATAGAGTATGACTGATCCGGTATTGTGGATGCATGCATATGTGTGCCGATGTGTGCGGATAGGTGCGGGTGCTTGCGGATGGGTGCAGATGCATATGGTAGCATGCGAGTGTATATTTCCATTTGAGTGCATATAAAACAGTGTTATAATGTGCCTAATAAAACCAGAGAAAAAACAAGAGGTAAAATTGTTAATCAGGCATAAAATAGATTAaatgtataccatatatatatatatataaaaaattgtttcctcaccccggataccccgtatgggtggtaaattctgctctaactcgagtctcctaccagagacctgggagtttgagcacttgcctcaagatcttagctgttcccaatagcgcacttttctgcaactcacctgagttgatatGCATAGTGagtggaatatatatatatatatatatatatatatatatatatatatatatatatatatatatatatatatattagggaactcaaaagtgtacagcagacagtgaaagaggaggagcaaagcatcaaagcatatgcagcctccatggccatctcagataagttgctagctgaatttcaatcggctgctcttacaacggacctacgccctgatgatgaggaaattgactggcacacgaaacctcttcatggtgcttaccaccaacaaatatctaaggttggcgatcttcaccagacatatatgtggctgaacaaaggaaacctaacggccaatacagagtcgctaatcatggcagcccagaagcaagtgctcccaacaaggcaattccaaacgaaaatctatcacactagagacgatcctagatgcaaactgtgcaaagatgcacctcagaccatccaacacatcatcagtggatgcaagcagctagcagggaatgcatacactgagcggcataatcatgccgcaggtgttgtgtatagaagtctatgtgatgagtatggccttaataaaccacaacactggtgggaagctcctggtaaggtcaatgaaaatgaccgggctaagatcctctgggacttttacatccaaactgacaagcatgtcctagcaaaccaaccagatatagtggtggtagacaaggagaacaagagggctactataatagatatagcagtacccaatgactacaatatagccagcaaagaaaaagaaaaggtagagaaatatctccctcttggagaagaaatcgaaaaatgctggaatgtaagaacaactgtaatcccagtagtcattggggcactgggcgcaataacaccggcgcataaaatgtggcttgcccaaataccaacagcaatcaactcaggtgagttgcagaaaagtgtgctattgggaacagctaagatcttgaggcgagtgctcaaactcccaggtctctggtaggagacccgagttagagcggaatttaccacccatacagggtatccggggtgaggaaacaaaattatatatatatatatatatatgtatagttacTCGTTAAGTACATACAGATGTGCTACGACAGAGTCCTGTGGAAAGAGCCGGCGGGGCCAACCCTACGAGCTCCGGCATAGTCAGGTCGAGCCTCTCTATCAGGGCAGGTGGCTCGGCTGTCGACGAGCGAGCTCGGTAAGTCAAGAAGATGAAGAACGATCACGAGAAAAATAATAGAAGGAGCGGAGCCTATCgagaaaaaaatgtatataagGGTCTGACTGGTTATTACTAGGCAGAGCTGTACACACACTTATTACTGCACACCCTCTCTGCTTGCTTATTCATGTTTTGACATTCATGTACTTTTATATATTCACTATTAAATATATCCAcgtatatacggtatatattcTTCTGGATAAACACTTGATGTGTTTGTTTGCTGTATCGGTCTTGTGGAAAGTAAAGGGCTTGGCAAAGTCCTTAACAGATGATCAGAAAGGTAGACATAGTTTGTGTCAACAGCATTTACAACAGtgtaaaaaatatgtcatccatCATTGAGGTCCTACTTTGCACTGAAAGCAAACCTGTTGTGTCGGCTTTACTGCATTATGATAAACCTAGAATTACGATTTGGGCCTACCTGTTGGGCAGAAGGTGATTGTCAGATTAGAAAGAAATGAAAACTCATATGATGCAAGAATGGCTAGAGTGTGCACAAGCAATTAGTGTGCCACCAACTTCCTTTATAACTATGACCAAGCAGAATTGTGGAATAAAGTTCAACATCAGTCTTCTAAAAacggttttgaattttttaaacgGTGACAAGCCTGGTTGCCATGGCAGCTAGTTCCTTAATtgacatttaaaaaaagaactgtGCACTAGTCATATCTAACTGCGAACAGAGATATAAAGAACTGTTCTTCAACTTTTCATAGTTGACAATAGTAGTTGAACACCTGCAGTGGTATGAGGCAAGGCAGGAAACAAATAGCTAGCATAATACTTCTGTAACTAAGGCTATCATAACTAACTGCTAAGTGCCAGCTAGTTGATGTACTCGTTTTGGTTTTGAAATACCAAAGAGGAAGCACTGTGGCTATTAAAGCGGTAATATTATTTTCTGTCACGGTGGACTTGCTTGTGGAAGCTTCTCAACAACAAATACTGTTAATAGGTGTAGTATTGCATTCTAAAGCTTGTATGTCAGGCTGAGCCATCTCTTGCATTCTGTCTCACTAAGAGATCTTAAAGTGAGCTGTGAATGCTGAACCATTTTAGTGGGTAAATCTActaaataatagttttacttACGATGTTTAATTCAATAAGGTCAAGACTCTATAAGTGAACATAAGCCTGCACCCGTGCGCCTTGTCAGCaactaatgtacatgtagttggcTAGAAGCAGGTCCTTAGCTATTGTACATAAATACTTATGTTATAACATATTTCCCTCATCAgggtaaaaaaattgtattttcaGGCTACCTAATGTCAAGCTACTATCAGCACAACCGAAATACCTATGAATGTGTGGACAGCAGCCCAGAGTACGTGGAAGGGGAAGCAGCTGATGGTAGCGTCGGTGCATTTTTCTTTGTCAGAACTGAGTGCACTGATGGAGGTCACTGCCCACCATATGTTGGGGAAAGAGAGCTGACTTGTGTTGTTTGTTCAAAGTAGCTGACAGAGTCTTAAATTTTGTTGAAGGATTATAAATCAGCATGCACAAAAGGCCTTCTCTCACTAGACCAACCAATCACTGTATGTTTAACATCATTACTCGCTAGATCAGCCAATAGCTATATGTTTAACATCAATAGTCCGTAAATAGTTAACCCTATATGTTGTTTGTTTATAGAAATATACAATGTTTAGTTActtgaaaatataattataatctcGCTCGGTgaatgtttacactttcaactGCAGTTAATTAATGACTTTGTTTTCAGCGATAATCTTTGTATCGTGAAAAATTAGCTCTTTTGATACATAATACATCTTTGATAGCTCAGACCAGTATCTAAAGCACTTAGCATGACATGACAGCACTCAGTACTCAGTGCAATTATTTGTCACCACTAATGTTGTATCCCAATTTTGTGGCTGTGGCAGTCTTTACATATGTTCCTGTGGTCCCCACACCCCAAGCATAGGAAGAGTTTCCTTGTTGTAGCCTCCCTAGGTCTACTCTTTTATTTCTGCAGTTGCTGAATCTGCTTAGTCACCTGCTGTACGAGTAGCACCAGCTGGGTGACAGTCTTGTTTTGCAATCCTTTCTTCTTGCCCTTCTTTCAAAGACCGGACATATGTTGACTGGTATTCCTCAGGTTGGACCTAGAGAAACTCTGTGCCAACTAGGATTGCGTCGGTCAAAGTGGGTCTAGGTCCTGTCAATAAATGGTGTTGTAGGCTAGAGTTATTCAGGGTAGAGCAGAACAGCTTCGTGGCCATATCCGCCCAATATGGTGCTGGCAAGTTCCCGTAAACCACTCGGACTAGCCATCCCACTTGACACGAGTGCTCCTGGAGAGTAGTCGACTGTGGATTGTCTCACAGCACTCAGTTAAAGCCAAGCCTGCCAGGGAGAGGTCAAACTAAGCTTTCAGCGAGTTGAAAACGGTTTCCACTCATTTGGCTTGTCTACAGTTTTCTGCCTCTTTTTGCAGAGTCTCTCAAAGATGAGTTGAGCTGGTCACCTCAGTTTATCCAATAGCCTCGGCCACTTTCTAGAAGCAGCTGATAAAGTACTCCACATCTCTTGAGCTGTTGAACTGAAGTGATTTGAGCTGGTGAGCTGATGCCTTGGCTTGAGGCACCATCATCATCCTGCCCAGCACTTTGTGCTCTGGTGGCCATCCTGATGCCAACCTTTATGAGAGTACCTTTCAGACCCTCGTAGGCGGGCTGCCCTTAGGGCAGCTAAAGCTCTCCGTGATCAAAAAGTGGTGTCACCTCTGGGCACTTGTTTCCTCTGGAATTCTCTTCTTACTATTACTAGGATAGCCTCAGTAAGAGTGCCAAGATGTCTGCTGACTTTTGTGAAATCGGGATTCCCGATCTCACTGCTGTCACCAGTGTAAAAGAACTGATCGAGTTTCTCTGCTCATTCTCCAAGAATCAAACCGCTTGAATACGAGGCAACTGAGTATATATTTTGCATCAAGTGTATAAGGGTACAGTTAAATATGCAATAAACGTAGAAGTAATTGCAGAGTGTGAGATTTCCAGGTGCTCTAATTTTGGTCACTTCCACGGCGTTTTTGTATAGTTCTTGACTTTGGTTTGGCTCAGCTTCTCAATGGTAGGGCCGACTTGGTAGTCGACCCTTAGTTGTCAGGAGGTTTTTCCAAGAGCCATGGCTCCTACCGAGTCGGGGCTCGGCCTGGTTCTGGCGTTCTCTCTAACTCGGCCCTGGCCCTAGCTATCGACCCCCCACATTTGCAACAAAACCATACTAACAAATATGAATATGGTTaatggttttgttttatttcatagTCTTTGTTTCATGCTaaacgcacgcacgcacacacacatccATCATGATAGCAAACACTAGAGCTTGGTTATGATATCAGATTTAGATATGTGTCAATGAGGGAATTACCTGCAGTCTGACTTTAGCTGGAGTAAAGAGACAAGAAACtcagatacatacatgtataacaatcaCAAAAACTTACCTGCAATGATCAGTTACTTGCAAATAATGATCTATCAGAAAAGATCAGTCACAGAAAAGCAATGCTTACAATTGGTGATGTAACAATGACCAATTTATTAGAATATTTATATTGCATGGTATTTCATTTGTTCAATGATTTGTATTCTGCTTTATGCTGCTCTATAGCTTGGATTCTGACACATAGTCAACAAGTTTTACCTTATAAAAAAACTGAAGAATTGGATCCAATAAAAGAATGAGTGTAGTATCATCCATCAGTGATGTCATGGTAAGCAATCATGTTCTACTATGGAGTTGTGCTACTCATCAGGACATTTCCAATTTTATAAAAAGAGATAACTCCTGTTTAGTTTAACTAAGACACATTGCTAGTGAATATCATAAAAAGGCATAAGACAAACATCATTACCATATCCTATCACAATGCCTGTTTGGCTATACGCATATAAAGCCAGGTGATAAACTGTACAGGAGAGCCAATTAAAAAGAGGTATTTATTGGACTAGCACAGCTGAGAGATAAAGTGGTAACTCACTTGCATTCTACACTTACAAGAAGTTTCAAGTGCAACATGCAGAGGCTTATGTACCTAGCGGAGTTGGTAATACTCTCTGGTCTGCTGACTCACTGCTCTGGCAGCACCTTTGAGGAGCCTCACTTGTCTGATATCCAAAAGCAAGTTTCTGCAAATAAGCAGGCATTGGATGAGATGAAAGATGACATCAAGGAGCTGACAAGTTTACTTAGCAAGCTGGCATCTGTGGTAAAGTTTAACATTACACTTTGTTGGAAAAACATAAATAGCAAAACCAGCCTTTTATTGATGAGGATTGAAAAGGTTCTTTCTGTGACACGATTAGCTGCACTTATTATGGATTGGAACATTGAGAGAGTCGAGTGGCCTTGTCTCGAAATACAAGTAGATTGTTAATAACACTATTGGTCTGTATAGTTTGTCTCATGTTCAGCATAAGGTCAAGGTCTTGCAATCAGCATAAACTCaagggtcagatctaaaaaagataacgatttgtgagtttctagccgcaattcctaaatcggttgcggaatggacacgtaaattaatttcggcgcctacaatataactgcgcgttaataaggtcgtttctacgcaactacaaaactgctaatgctagttgcactgagtagttgtagtaggctgttgttgtaaatggtttttagtatacttttgaatagagcttgtacattgataatattattacgaactattacgtatgtactacactgcaaaacggttattttgtatgactacagcaggttttggcttgcccacaaaaccgttttactttttcttctaattacaatacaaatttgaacctgacttttcagcaattattagcctagctacaaaacagttatatttctattaaatacatattggaacctgacttttcagcaaatattagtctagctacaaaacagttaatatttctattaaataaatccatgACGTCCATGGTattactgattacatataatcgccaacacagttacacagttttcaaaccgagttaggaactgcgggctagaaactcacaaatcgttctcttttttagatctgaccaaacTCAAGGTCTCACAATAAGCATAAGGTCAAGGTCTCACAACCATCATAAGGTCAAGGTCTTGCAGTCAGCATATGGTCAAGGTCTTGCAATCAGCATAAGGTCAAGATCTTACAATCAACACAAGCTCAAGGTTTTACAATCAACACAAGGTCAAGGTTTTACAATCAACACAAGGTCAAGGTCTTACAATTGGCATAAGGTCAAGGTTTTGCAATCAACACAAGGTCAAGGTCTTACAATCGGCATAAGGTCGAGGTCTTACAATCATCATAAGGTCATGGTCTCACAATCAGCATAAGGTCAAGGTCTTACAATCAGCATAAGGTCAAGGTCTTACAATCAGTATAAGGTCAAAATCGACAGCTCATTTATTCCCGCTTGAAgctttttaaagttttgcttgaAAATACTTTTGCAGCAACAGGAGAGTGGAGAGGCAACTCCAAGTATAAAGAAGAGAGCAATCATTAGTGACATCAACAGTCTCCCCTATGGTGAGACTACATGTTAATCGCATGTGATGTAGGATGAGAAATTGTACCAAAAACTGGTCTAACATGCAGCATCTgtgtttgtaaaagttttttatagCATAAAATTGATCAGTTTTTCTGCTTGATTTAGTTCCTTTTCCATGTACTCAGTGAGAAGACAACAACGGGTGAAGCACTGTCAGTCTGTTTTGCCTCAAGAGTCACTGTAGTTATTTGGATTTATTTGGATTGGTAGCTCTCATGACCTTTGTTGATAACTCTATGACTTGTTTTATGGCCAGCAACAAATAAAACTTGTCCTCAATACACTTATGAAACAATATAGAGTGAGAGCAGCACACTTTCTATACAATCTAAACTCTTAAATTTAAACGCAGACAGTCTACAAGCATTTAAATATTCCTGTAAATTATTCTGTTACAGGAGATTTGTCTAAACTTGTCGGACCTCCAGGTAAAGATGGTGAGTTTATATTCTACTTTTTTATACTTCGTCGCTGACTCAAAGCAGGAGGGTGATGCTGAAATATGCAGCACTTTCTTGTAGTATTCATGATATAAACAGTATTCAAGGTTTACTAACTATTACACTGCTTTCTAATCATAGCCATGGTCAGGCATAGAATCAAACTAACAACTAGCTCATCAGAATGCTGGCCTCTGTTTGCGTGTTTGTCATGAAAGTACTAGTATCAGCATTGATTGCATGATTCTACAGCAAGAAAATGGGCAGATTCATATAGGTAGACTTCCTTATAGAAAATGTATTCAAAACCATTCTAAAATCATTGCACAACATTTCACCATAGCTTGGTGCCAAATATTTAAACTCAATCCACTCTGGCATATTTGTcactaatataaatatgaaaaatctTTTGGCACAGTGCCATGTTGTATAGGAATGTTTGATCAATAGACCTCGATGCTTTTGCTTTTACTTTCTTGTATAGTCCCAATCTTTTTATTTCaggatattatatataatatatttatttattatatatatattatataaaatatatattttttatatatgtatgttgcTTGCAAACTGTAAACTGTCGGGCTCAAAGTGGCAAGCAAGTTCTTTTTGAATATGATAACAAATTTAATAAACTAACGCGATTATTATCAGCCTTAATATTTGACTTCATCATAAATTCTACTCTTAGAGTTTCACCTTAAGCGATTGACTAGTTTTGCTGGTTTGAAAAAGCCTACTTGCATCAGCTCAATCATGATGGAATCCATAAGGCTTTGCCGAGGCAATCTAAGCATTATATATTAGCCTTTTACCACCTGCAGGTCACCCCATTGTACAGCTAGACATGTTGAAAATATTGTCTCCCGTTACAGTTAAACTTTGACTCTTTCTTCTTTCAAAGTTAGTTTCGACTGGCTCAGATATTACACAGTGGATTTAGTAATATAGCTTTAGgaatttaaaacttgttttacaTCTAATGCAACACATATTAACAATATAAAAACACATTGCCTAGAACACTTCAAAAATGGAACGGTGACTATTTATACTTGATCCATGCGGCCAACTCGCCATGTCTCCTCTGAGTTTTCCAGTCACTAGCTGGTTATATTTATGGAGTGTAGGGAGGTAGTGAAACATCTGGCTTCATTCCTTCATATATATAGCTAGGTATGATAACCAGAGTAAAGGGAGGGGGAGTAAAAGCTCCCACAAATAAAAGTTGAGCAGATTGAAAAACCTATGAGTTGTCTGTAAAGAGTGTTACAAGCGATCAGCAATAGACGataattgtttgtatatatCTGAGATAATTCAGTGCACAAACTTAACAAATTATTCTACCTGCATTTAAGCAGCTCTGAGGTTTCTGCGCTAATGATAGGAGGGCACTATGGACACACACTAGGGGCACACACTAGGGACACACACTAGGGACACAAACTAAGGACACACACTAGGGACACACACTAGGGACACACACTAGGGACACACAATAGGAACACACACTAGGGACACACACTAGGGACACACACTAGGGACACACACTAGGGACACACACTAAGGACACACACTAGCGACACACACTGATGACATACACTAGGGACACACACTAGCGACACACACTAGGGACACACATTAGGGATACACACTAGGGACACACAATAGGGACACACATTAGGGACATACACTAGGGACACACACTAAGGTCACACAATAGGAACACACACTTGGGGCACACACTAGGAACACACACTAGGAACACACACTAGGGACACAAGTAGACATCTTAAAGGAAACAATAATGCgctaaatagtaaaatacttaGTCTTAGAACCAATGCTACTTGCAATTGTATAGTTTGTGGGCGTAAGATAAAAGCGGCACATGTGCATAAACCTCAAGCTATGAACTTGCTTTTGTATAGAAAAGCTTTATCAATAGATTCACTATTAAGGAATATGTTTCCCGCTAAGTACATTGTTTTAAATTATGGGTTTTTTCATTCGCATGATATTGAAAGTAGATCCGTGAGGAAAAACTAGTCTCGAATAACACATGTTGTTAGGTTTGGATGGTTTACCTGGACCCATTGGTTCTACCGGCCCTCAAGGCCCATCTGGGCCTCCTGGTCCACCAGGACCTGCCAGTCTGCCAGCTTCTGGAGGATCTGTGTACACTCGTTGGGGCAGGACATCTTGTGGAAATGACTCAACTCTACTTTATGCGGGTAAAGAGCACCTGCTAACCCTGTCTAGCAGAACAATAACTTTCCAAAAATTAATATCAAATAAGACTGCTTTGGGGATAAAAATGCTTTTGGTTCGGTGTATGTAGAGGCTCTACTATGATCAGTATTGAGTGATTTATTATTAAATGAGGGCGTGAGAGTTAACTACTCTCTACAGTAACCATTTCTTCAGGATTGACCTTTAGCTGAAACCATTATAGATTTGCCTCCCTTGGTCAGCTTTTTGTCTGCTAGCTATGCATTATAATTGCTGACtacatattacataataatattgaataCATTAAATACATAATTCAAGTAGGAGAATATCAGGAAAAATTACGCTctattatattttactgtagCTAAAGTTTGAAGATTTTGCATGGTTTCTAATGTTTGAGTAGGTTTGatgaaagcaaaacaaaaattcaacaagttttaaacttttcaaaCCGTCCAGCGATtgcaataacaatataatataatttgtatcaATGAGCAGCGATGTATACTAGACTGAAATTCTTTAGCAATGCCCATTCAAAATATTGACTCACATCGTTAATTACctatatttgcaataaaatttaattttgttatgaatattcaaatattttgaagaaagtttttttaaaagttttgatagaAGCACATCGGATTAATAATAGGCTGCCGAGAGTATTAAGTTTTTTAGCCAATCGTTTAGATGGTCAGCGTTATAATTATAATGATAGGACTCCATATTTGACCTTGACCTACGGTGCTGCTTGTCTGTAAGTATGCCAATTCACAAGGTAATTACTCTTCATTAAAATACAGTTGCATACCTAATAATTATCTACACGAAATCTGTTGACTTGGCTGCTGTCACTATTCCTTTAAACGGTTTCAGGTTATGCCGGAGGCTCTGGTTCTGACCACCCAGGAGGAGGAGCAAACTACCAGTGTATGCCACTTGATCCTGAGTTCAACAAATTTACCGGCTCTGGGTCGTGGCTGGGTTCATGGATGGCAGGAGCAGAATATCAAAGCTACAAATATGGTATTTTTGCGACATCAACACATGATCAGAATGTTCCCTGTGCCAGATGCTATACCGGCAGCAGGTCAGCC from Watersipora subatra chromosome 2, tzWatSuba1.1, whole genome shotgun sequence encodes:
- the LOC137387177 gene encoding short-chain collagen C4-like — translated: MKDDIKELTSLLSKLASVQQESGEATPSIKKRAIISDINSLPYGDLSKLVGPPGKDGLDGLPGPIGSTGPQGPSGPPGPPGPASLPASGGSVYTRWGRTSCGNDSTLLYAGYAGGSGSDHPGGGANYQCMPLDPEFNKFTGSGSWLGSWMAGAEYQSYKYGIFATSTHDQNVPCARCYTGSRSATIMVPGKRTCSEGWTKEYEGYLMTSDYRQGPKTFECVDESPEYIDGEGSNHDGALFYFVRTQCSRGGQCPPYVDKQELTCVICSK